One window of Vespula pensylvanica isolate Volc-1 chromosome 17, ASM1446617v1, whole genome shotgun sequence genomic DNA carries:
- the LOC122635182 gene encoding mitogen-activated protein kinase kinase kinase kinase 5 isoform X2, producing MALNANALSSDISRRNPQDEYELIQRIGSGTYGDVYKAKRLSMNDLAAIKVIKLEPGDDFAIIQQEILMMKDCRHPNIIAYYGSYLRRDKLWICMEYCGGGSLQDIYHITGPLSEIQIAYMCRETLMGLAYLHSMGKMHRDIKGANILLTEAGDVKLADFGVSAQITATINKRKSFIGTPYWMAPEVAAVERKGGYNQLCDIWACGITAIELAELQPPMFDLHPMRALFLMSKSGFKPPTLKDRDKWSPTFHNFVKVALTKNPKKRPTAEKLLQHAFFQGEMNKRLALELLQKVSNPSHMFTDLEADEDGAVPNVPQRIASRHTARPRPKSPISQLDSDDLINLDGSTLQRDSITPSVDTNPAWDIMDIMNNVKAVHNCDVHPDCGIGTAFEDVQENFSHTPTNLHESLLQYIDEELLLRGNAMSMVGGHCDQLYSLQATLPLGESSNECEVHCGYYNNVSGSQASPRRHSSVDELYGLVNSSHSLTAVNGQRQRSLSDSGPRDESLQSNGDNEISGDGERESISPDLLSDTPPVPPRRRDRKRHTPPRPISNGLPPTPKVHMGACFSKVFNGCPLRIHCTASWIHPDTRDQHLLIAAEEGIYNLNLNELHETAIDQLYPRRTIWMYVIKDVLMSLSGKTPQLYRHDLLAMQSKQTHRFSLHMNKIPERLVPRKFALTTKVPDTKGCTKCCVGRNPYNGYKYLCGAMPAGIFLMQWYDPLNKFMLLKHFDCALPSPLNVFEMIITPEMEYPMVCVSVKQPYQQNKLKLDLINMNSGASWFHSDELEDMDGSATVIPRRENLHVINVTQLEKDAILVCYENVVKVVTLQGKLRVSKKQMSELHFNFQIESIICLPDSVLAFHKHGMQGRSFKNGEVTQEISDPSRTYRLLGSDKVVMLESHLVHSGTLTETEGADLYILAGHEASY from the exons ATGGCATTAAACGCTAATGCACTGTCCAGTGACATCAGTCGTAGAAATCCGCAGGACGAGTATGAGCTCATTCAACGAATAGGCAGTGGAACTTATGGAGATGTTTACAAG gCTAAAAGATTATCGATGAACGATCTTGCCGCCATCAAGGTTATCAAATTAGAGCCAG gtgaTGATTTTGCTATTATACAGCAAGAAATCTTGATGATGAAAGATTGTAGACATCCAAATATCATAGCATATTATGGCAGCTACTTGAGAAGGGACAAATTATGGATATGTATGGAATATTGTGGGGGTGGATCGTTACAAGATATTTATCACA TAACTGGACCATTATCAGAGATACAGATAGCATATATGTGCAGAGAGACTCTTATGGGATTAGCTTATTTACATAGTATGGGAAAAATGCATCGTGATATAAAGGGTGCCAATATATTGTTAACTGAGGCAGGGGATGTAAAATTAGCTGATTTTGGAGTGTCTGCTCAAATTACTgcaacaataaataaaaggaaaagttttATTGGCACTCCTTATTGGATGGCACCTGAG gtTGCAGCAGTAGAAAGAAAGGGTGGGTACAATCAATTATGCGATATTTGGGCTTGTGGTATAACGGCGATAGAATTAGCAGAATTGCAACCTCCCATGTTTGATTTACATCCAATGAGAGCTTTATTCTTGATGTCAAAATCTGGTTTTAAACCTCCAACATTAAAAGACCGTGACAAATGGAGTCCTACATTTCATAATTTTGTCAAAGTTGCTTTAACTAAAAATCCTAAGAAGAGGCCAACAGCAGAAAAATTACTGCAG catGCATTTTTTCAAGgagaaatgaataaacgaTTGGCTTTGGAATTACTGCAGAAGGTGTCAAATCCTAGTCATATGTTTACTGATTTAGAAGCTGATGAAGATGGAGCAGTACCTAATGTACCACAAAGAATTGCTTCAAGGCATACAGCAAGACCTAGGCCAAAAAGCCCCATATCACAATTAGATAGTGATG aTTTAATCAACCTTGATGGCAGTACATTACAAAGAGATTCTATAACTCCTTCAGTAGATACTAATCCAGCATGGGATATTATGGATATTATGAATAATGTGAAG gcTGTACACAATTGTGATGTTCATCCTGATTGTGGAATTGGCACTGCATTTGAAGATGTACAAGAAAA TTTTTCACATACACCCACTAATCTTCATGA GAGTCTATTGCAGTACATTGATGAGGAGTTGTTGCTAAG GGGAAATGCAATGTCGATGGTTGGTGGGCATTGCGATCAGCTATACTCCCTGCA agcGACACTTCCACTTGGAGAATCTTCAAATGAATGCGAGGTGCATTGTGGATATTACAATAATGTATCTG GGTCTCAAGCAAGTCCTAGACGTCACAGTTCTGTAGATGAGTTATATGGCCTGGTAAACAGTTCCCACTCCTTAACAGCTGTGAATGGACAACGTCAAAGGTCTCTTTCAGATAGTGGTCCTAGAGATGAATCTCTACAATCTAATG gAGATAACGAAATATCAGGAGAtggggaaagagaaagtattaGTCCGGATCTCCTATCAGATACACCACCTGTACCACCAAGAAGAAGGGACAGAAAAAGGCATACACCTCCAAGACCTATAAGTAATGGATTGCCACCAACTCCAAAAGTTCATATGGGAGCATGTTTTTCAAAg GTATTTAATGGTTGCCCTTTGAGAATACATTGTACAGCTAGTTGGATACATCCTGATACAAGAGATCAACACTTGCTTATTGCTGCAGAGGAAGGAATTTACAATTTAAACTTAAATGAACTTCATGAAACTGCAATAGATCAACTATATCCTAGACGTACAATTTGGATGTATGTTATCAAGGATGTTCTTATGTCCTTGTCtg GAAAAACGCCTCAATTATATAGACATGATTTATTAGCAATGCAGAGCAAACAGACTCATAGGTTCTCATTGCATATGAACAAAATACCCGAGAGATTAGTACCTAGAAAATTTGCACTTACTACAAAAGTACCAGATACTAAAGGTTGCACTAAGTGTTGCGTCGGAAGGAATCCGTATAATGG atATAAGTACCTTTGTGGGGCAATGCCAGcaggaatatttttaatgcagTGGTATGATCCTCTAAACAAATTTATGCTTTTAAAGCATTTTGATTGTGCTCTCCCATCACCTTTAAATGTATTTGAAATGATTATTACACCCGAAATGGAATATCCGATGGTGTGTGTATCAGTCAAGCAACCATatcaacaaaataaattaaaattggatttaattaatatgaattcTGGAGCAAGTTGGTTCCATAGTGACGAGTTAGAGGATATGGATGGTTCAG CAACTGTGATAccaagaagagaaaatcttCATGTCATTAATGTGACACAACTTGAAAAGGATGCAATACTTGTGTGTTATGAAA ATGTAGTTAAGGTGGTTACATTACAAGGAAAACTCAGGGTAAGCAAGAAGCAGATGTCGGAACTGCATTTCAATTTTCAGATAGAATCAATTA TTTGTCTACCGGATAGTGTATTGGCATTCCATAAACATGGTATGCAAGGTAGAAGTTTTAAGAATGGTGAAGTTACACAGGAAATCAGTGATCCAAGTAGAACATATAGGTTACTTGGTTCGGATAA GGTTGTAATGTTGGAAAGTCATTTGGTACACTCAGGCACATTGACAGAGACTGAAGGAgcagatttatatatacttgctGGGCATGAAGCCAGTTATTGA
- the LOC122635182 gene encoding mitogen-activated protein kinase kinase kinase kinase 5 isoform X5 — protein sequence MALNANALSSDISRRNPQDEYELIQRIGSGTYGDVYKAKRLSMNDLAAIKVIKLEPGDDFAIIQQEILMMKDCRHPNIIAYYGSYLRRDKLWICMEYCGGGSLQDIYHITGPLSEIQIAYMCRETLMGLAYLHSMGKMHRDIKGANILLTEAGDVKLADFGVSAQITATINKRKSFIGTPYWMAPEVAAVERKGGYNQLCDIWACGITAIELAELQPPMFDLHPMRALFLMSKSGFKPPTLKDRDKWSPTFHNFVKVALTKNPKKRPTAEKLLQHAFFQGEMNKRLALELLQKVSNPSHMFTDLEADEDGAVPNVPQRIASRHTARPRPKSPISQLDSDDLINLDGSTLQRDSITPSVDTNPAWDIMDIMNNVKAVHNCDVHPDCGIGTAFEDVQENFSHTPTNLHESLLQYIDEELLLRATLPLGESSNECEVHCGYYNNVSGSQASPRRHSSVDELYGLVNSSHSLTAVNGQRQRSLSDSGPRDESLQSNGDNEISGDGERESISPDLLSDTPPVPPRRRDRKRHTPPRPISNGLPPTPKVHMGACFSKVFNGCPLRIHCTASWIHPDTRDQHLLIAAEEGIYNLNLNELHETAIDQLYPRRTIWMYVIKDVLMSLSGKTPQLYRHDLLAMQSKQTHRFSLHMNKIPERLVPRKFALTTKVPDTKGCTKCCVGRNPYNGYKYLCGAMPAGIFLMQWYDPLNKFMLLKHFDCALPSPLNVFEMIITPEMEYPMVCVSVKQPYQQNKLKLDLINMNSGASWFHSDELEDMDGSATVIPRRENLHVINVTQLEKDAILVCYENVVKVVTLQGKLRVSKKQMSELHFNFQIESIICLPDSVLAFHKHGMQGRSFKNGEVTQEISDPSRTYRLLGSDKVVMLESHLVHSGTLTETEGADLYILAGHEASY from the exons ATGGCATTAAACGCTAATGCACTGTCCAGTGACATCAGTCGTAGAAATCCGCAGGACGAGTATGAGCTCATTCAACGAATAGGCAGTGGAACTTATGGAGATGTTTACAAG gCTAAAAGATTATCGATGAACGATCTTGCCGCCATCAAGGTTATCAAATTAGAGCCAG gtgaTGATTTTGCTATTATACAGCAAGAAATCTTGATGATGAAAGATTGTAGACATCCAAATATCATAGCATATTATGGCAGCTACTTGAGAAGGGACAAATTATGGATATGTATGGAATATTGTGGGGGTGGATCGTTACAAGATATTTATCACA TAACTGGACCATTATCAGAGATACAGATAGCATATATGTGCAGAGAGACTCTTATGGGATTAGCTTATTTACATAGTATGGGAAAAATGCATCGTGATATAAAGGGTGCCAATATATTGTTAACTGAGGCAGGGGATGTAAAATTAGCTGATTTTGGAGTGTCTGCTCAAATTACTgcaacaataaataaaaggaaaagttttATTGGCACTCCTTATTGGATGGCACCTGAG gtTGCAGCAGTAGAAAGAAAGGGTGGGTACAATCAATTATGCGATATTTGGGCTTGTGGTATAACGGCGATAGAATTAGCAGAATTGCAACCTCCCATGTTTGATTTACATCCAATGAGAGCTTTATTCTTGATGTCAAAATCTGGTTTTAAACCTCCAACATTAAAAGACCGTGACAAATGGAGTCCTACATTTCATAATTTTGTCAAAGTTGCTTTAACTAAAAATCCTAAGAAGAGGCCAACAGCAGAAAAATTACTGCAG catGCATTTTTTCAAGgagaaatgaataaacgaTTGGCTTTGGAATTACTGCAGAAGGTGTCAAATCCTAGTCATATGTTTACTGATTTAGAAGCTGATGAAGATGGAGCAGTACCTAATGTACCACAAAGAATTGCTTCAAGGCATACAGCAAGACCTAGGCCAAAAAGCCCCATATCACAATTAGATAGTGATG aTTTAATCAACCTTGATGGCAGTACATTACAAAGAGATTCTATAACTCCTTCAGTAGATACTAATCCAGCATGGGATATTATGGATATTATGAATAATGTGAAG gcTGTACACAATTGTGATGTTCATCCTGATTGTGGAATTGGCACTGCATTTGAAGATGTACAAGAAAA TTTTTCACATACACCCACTAATCTTCATGA GAGTCTATTGCAGTACATTGATGAGGAGTTGTTGCTAAG agcGACACTTCCACTTGGAGAATCTTCAAATGAATGCGAGGTGCATTGTGGATATTACAATAATGTATCTG GGTCTCAAGCAAGTCCTAGACGTCACAGTTCTGTAGATGAGTTATATGGCCTGGTAAACAGTTCCCACTCCTTAACAGCTGTGAATGGACAACGTCAAAGGTCTCTTTCAGATAGTGGTCCTAGAGATGAATCTCTACAATCTAATG gAGATAACGAAATATCAGGAGAtggggaaagagaaagtattaGTCCGGATCTCCTATCAGATACACCACCTGTACCACCAAGAAGAAGGGACAGAAAAAGGCATACACCTCCAAGACCTATAAGTAATGGATTGCCACCAACTCCAAAAGTTCATATGGGAGCATGTTTTTCAAAg GTATTTAATGGTTGCCCTTTGAGAATACATTGTACAGCTAGTTGGATACATCCTGATACAAGAGATCAACACTTGCTTATTGCTGCAGAGGAAGGAATTTACAATTTAAACTTAAATGAACTTCATGAAACTGCAATAGATCAACTATATCCTAGACGTACAATTTGGATGTATGTTATCAAGGATGTTCTTATGTCCTTGTCtg GAAAAACGCCTCAATTATATAGACATGATTTATTAGCAATGCAGAGCAAACAGACTCATAGGTTCTCATTGCATATGAACAAAATACCCGAGAGATTAGTACCTAGAAAATTTGCACTTACTACAAAAGTACCAGATACTAAAGGTTGCACTAAGTGTTGCGTCGGAAGGAATCCGTATAATGG atATAAGTACCTTTGTGGGGCAATGCCAGcaggaatatttttaatgcagTGGTATGATCCTCTAAACAAATTTATGCTTTTAAAGCATTTTGATTGTGCTCTCCCATCACCTTTAAATGTATTTGAAATGATTATTACACCCGAAATGGAATATCCGATGGTGTGTGTATCAGTCAAGCAACCATatcaacaaaataaattaaaattggatttaattaatatgaattcTGGAGCAAGTTGGTTCCATAGTGACGAGTTAGAGGATATGGATGGTTCAG CAACTGTGATAccaagaagagaaaatcttCATGTCATTAATGTGACACAACTTGAAAAGGATGCAATACTTGTGTGTTATGAAA ATGTAGTTAAGGTGGTTACATTACAAGGAAAACTCAGGGTAAGCAAGAAGCAGATGTCGGAACTGCATTTCAATTTTCAGATAGAATCAATTA TTTGTCTACCGGATAGTGTATTGGCATTCCATAAACATGGTATGCAAGGTAGAAGTTTTAAGAATGGTGAAGTTACACAGGAAATCAGTGATCCAAGTAGAACATATAGGTTACTTGGTTCGGATAA GGTTGTAATGTTGGAAAGTCATTTGGTACACTCAGGCACATTGACAGAGACTGAAGGAgcagatttatatatacttgctGGGCATGAAGCCAGTTATTGA
- the LOC122635182 gene encoding mitogen-activated protein kinase kinase kinase kinase 5 isoform X3, translating to MALNANALSSDISRRNPQDEYELIQRIGSGTYGDVYKAKRLSMNDLAAIKVIKLEPGDDFAIIQQEILMMKDCRHPNIIAYYGSYLRRDKLWICMEYCGGGSLQDIYHITGPLSEIQIAYMCRETLMGLAYLHSMGKMHRDIKGANILLTEAGDVKLADFGVSAQITATINKRKSFIGTPYWMAPEVAAVERKGGYNQLCDIWACGITAIELAELQPPMFDLHPMRALFLMSKSGFKPPTLKDRDKWSPTFHNFVKVALTKNPKKRPTAEKLLQHAFFQGEMNKRLALELLQKVSNPSHMFTDLEADEDGAVPNVPQRIASRHTARPRPKSPISQLDSDDLINLDGSTLQRDSITPSVDTNPAWDIMDIMNNVKAVHNCDVHPDCGIGTAFEDVQENTLGANVTDGNRRSRRSKTGTEIFHMSLRSLLQYIDEELLLRATLPLGESSNECEVHCGYYNNVSGSQASPRRHSSVDELYGLVNSSHSLTAVNGQRQRSLSDSGPRDESLQSNGDNEISGDGERESISPDLLSDTPPVPPRRRDRKRHTPPRPISNGLPPTPKVHMGACFSKVFNGCPLRIHCTASWIHPDTRDQHLLIAAEEGIYNLNLNELHETAIDQLYPRRTIWMYVIKDVLMSLSGKTPQLYRHDLLAMQSKQTHRFSLHMNKIPERLVPRKFALTTKVPDTKGCTKCCVGRNPYNGYKYLCGAMPAGIFLMQWYDPLNKFMLLKHFDCALPSPLNVFEMIITPEMEYPMVCVSVKQPYQQNKLKLDLINMNSGASWFHSDELEDMDGSATVIPRRENLHVINVTQLEKDAILVCYENVVKVVTLQGKLRVSKKQMSELHFNFQIESIICLPDSVLAFHKHGMQGRSFKNGEVTQEISDPSRTYRLLGSDKVVMLESHLVHSGTLTETEGADLYILAGHEASY from the exons ATGGCATTAAACGCTAATGCACTGTCCAGTGACATCAGTCGTAGAAATCCGCAGGACGAGTATGAGCTCATTCAACGAATAGGCAGTGGAACTTATGGAGATGTTTACAAG gCTAAAAGATTATCGATGAACGATCTTGCCGCCATCAAGGTTATCAAATTAGAGCCAG gtgaTGATTTTGCTATTATACAGCAAGAAATCTTGATGATGAAAGATTGTAGACATCCAAATATCATAGCATATTATGGCAGCTACTTGAGAAGGGACAAATTATGGATATGTATGGAATATTGTGGGGGTGGATCGTTACAAGATATTTATCACA TAACTGGACCATTATCAGAGATACAGATAGCATATATGTGCAGAGAGACTCTTATGGGATTAGCTTATTTACATAGTATGGGAAAAATGCATCGTGATATAAAGGGTGCCAATATATTGTTAACTGAGGCAGGGGATGTAAAATTAGCTGATTTTGGAGTGTCTGCTCAAATTACTgcaacaataaataaaaggaaaagttttATTGGCACTCCTTATTGGATGGCACCTGAG gtTGCAGCAGTAGAAAGAAAGGGTGGGTACAATCAATTATGCGATATTTGGGCTTGTGGTATAACGGCGATAGAATTAGCAGAATTGCAACCTCCCATGTTTGATTTACATCCAATGAGAGCTTTATTCTTGATGTCAAAATCTGGTTTTAAACCTCCAACATTAAAAGACCGTGACAAATGGAGTCCTACATTTCATAATTTTGTCAAAGTTGCTTTAACTAAAAATCCTAAGAAGAGGCCAACAGCAGAAAAATTACTGCAG catGCATTTTTTCAAGgagaaatgaataaacgaTTGGCTTTGGAATTACTGCAGAAGGTGTCAAATCCTAGTCATATGTTTACTGATTTAGAAGCTGATGAAGATGGAGCAGTACCTAATGTACCACAAAGAATTGCTTCAAGGCATACAGCAAGACCTAGGCCAAAAAGCCCCATATCACAATTAGATAGTGATG aTTTAATCAACCTTGATGGCAGTACATTACAAAGAGATTCTATAACTCCTTCAGTAGATACTAATCCAGCATGGGATATTATGGATATTATGAATAATGTGAAG gcTGTACACAATTGTGATGTTCATCCTGATTGTGGAATTGGCACTGCATTTGAAGATGTACAAGAAAA TACACTTGGCGCAAATGTTACTGATGGTAACAGACGATCACGCCGAAGCAAAACTGGCACAGAGATATTTCATATGAGTTTAAg GAGTCTATTGCAGTACATTGATGAGGAGTTGTTGCTAAG agcGACACTTCCACTTGGAGAATCTTCAAATGAATGCGAGGTGCATTGTGGATATTACAATAATGTATCTG GGTCTCAAGCAAGTCCTAGACGTCACAGTTCTGTAGATGAGTTATATGGCCTGGTAAACAGTTCCCACTCCTTAACAGCTGTGAATGGACAACGTCAAAGGTCTCTTTCAGATAGTGGTCCTAGAGATGAATCTCTACAATCTAATG gAGATAACGAAATATCAGGAGAtggggaaagagaaagtattaGTCCGGATCTCCTATCAGATACACCACCTGTACCACCAAGAAGAAGGGACAGAAAAAGGCATACACCTCCAAGACCTATAAGTAATGGATTGCCACCAACTCCAAAAGTTCATATGGGAGCATGTTTTTCAAAg GTATTTAATGGTTGCCCTTTGAGAATACATTGTACAGCTAGTTGGATACATCCTGATACAAGAGATCAACACTTGCTTATTGCTGCAGAGGAAGGAATTTACAATTTAAACTTAAATGAACTTCATGAAACTGCAATAGATCAACTATATCCTAGACGTACAATTTGGATGTATGTTATCAAGGATGTTCTTATGTCCTTGTCtg GAAAAACGCCTCAATTATATAGACATGATTTATTAGCAATGCAGAGCAAACAGACTCATAGGTTCTCATTGCATATGAACAAAATACCCGAGAGATTAGTACCTAGAAAATTTGCACTTACTACAAAAGTACCAGATACTAAAGGTTGCACTAAGTGTTGCGTCGGAAGGAATCCGTATAATGG atATAAGTACCTTTGTGGGGCAATGCCAGcaggaatatttttaatgcagTGGTATGATCCTCTAAACAAATTTATGCTTTTAAAGCATTTTGATTGTGCTCTCCCATCACCTTTAAATGTATTTGAAATGATTATTACACCCGAAATGGAATATCCGATGGTGTGTGTATCAGTCAAGCAACCATatcaacaaaataaattaaaattggatttaattaatatgaattcTGGAGCAAGTTGGTTCCATAGTGACGAGTTAGAGGATATGGATGGTTCAG CAACTGTGATAccaagaagagaaaatcttCATGTCATTAATGTGACACAACTTGAAAAGGATGCAATACTTGTGTGTTATGAAA ATGTAGTTAAGGTGGTTACATTACAAGGAAAACTCAGGGTAAGCAAGAAGCAGATGTCGGAACTGCATTTCAATTTTCAGATAGAATCAATTA TTTGTCTACCGGATAGTGTATTGGCATTCCATAAACATGGTATGCAAGGTAGAAGTTTTAAGAATGGTGAAGTTACACAGGAAATCAGTGATCCAAGTAGAACATATAGGTTACTTGGTTCGGATAA GGTTGTAATGTTGGAAAGTCATTTGGTACACTCAGGCACATTGACAGAGACTGAAGGAgcagatttatatatacttgctGGGCATGAAGCCAGTTATTGA
- the LOC122635182 gene encoding mitogen-activated protein kinase kinase kinase kinase 5 isoform X7 codes for MALNANALSSDISRRNPQDEYELIQRIGSGTYGDVYKAKRLSMNDLAAIKVIKLEPGDDFAIIQQEILMMKDCRHPNIIAYYGSYLRRDKLWICMEYCGGGSLQDIYHITGPLSEIQIAYMCRETLMGLAYLHSMGKMHRDIKGANILLTEAGDVKLADFGVSAQITATINKRKSFIGTPYWMAPEVAAVERKGGYNQLCDIWACGITAIELAELQPPMFDLHPMRALFLMSKSGFKPPTLKDRDKWSPTFHNFVKVALTKNPKKRPTAEKLLQHAFFQGEMNKRLALELLQKVSNPSHMFTDLEADEDGAVPNVPQRIASRHTARPRPKSPISQLDSDDLINLDGSTLQRDSITPSVDTNPAWDIMDIMNNVKAVHNCDVHPDCGIGTAFEDVQEKSLLQYIDEELLLRATLPLGESSNECEVHCGYYNNVSGSQASPRRHSSVDELYGLVNSSHSLTAVNGQRQRSLSDSGPRDESLQSNGDNEISGDGERESISPDLLSDTPPVPPRRRDRKRHTPPRPISNGLPPTPKVHMGACFSKVFNGCPLRIHCTASWIHPDTRDQHLLIAAEEGIYNLNLNELHETAIDQLYPRRTIWMYVIKDVLMSLSGKTPQLYRHDLLAMQSKQTHRFSLHMNKIPERLVPRKFALTTKVPDTKGCTKCCVGRNPYNGYKYLCGAMPAGIFLMQWYDPLNKFMLLKHFDCALPSPLNVFEMIITPEMEYPMVCVSVKQPYQQNKLKLDLINMNSGASWFHSDELEDMDGSATVIPRRENLHVINVTQLEKDAILVCYENVVKVVTLQGKLRVSKKQMSELHFNFQIESIICLPDSVLAFHKHGMQGRSFKNGEVTQEISDPSRTYRLLGSDKVVMLESHLVHSGTLTETEGADLYILAGHEASY; via the exons ATGGCATTAAACGCTAATGCACTGTCCAGTGACATCAGTCGTAGAAATCCGCAGGACGAGTATGAGCTCATTCAACGAATAGGCAGTGGAACTTATGGAGATGTTTACAAG gCTAAAAGATTATCGATGAACGATCTTGCCGCCATCAAGGTTATCAAATTAGAGCCAG gtgaTGATTTTGCTATTATACAGCAAGAAATCTTGATGATGAAAGATTGTAGACATCCAAATATCATAGCATATTATGGCAGCTACTTGAGAAGGGACAAATTATGGATATGTATGGAATATTGTGGGGGTGGATCGTTACAAGATATTTATCACA TAACTGGACCATTATCAGAGATACAGATAGCATATATGTGCAGAGAGACTCTTATGGGATTAGCTTATTTACATAGTATGGGAAAAATGCATCGTGATATAAAGGGTGCCAATATATTGTTAACTGAGGCAGGGGATGTAAAATTAGCTGATTTTGGAGTGTCTGCTCAAATTACTgcaacaataaataaaaggaaaagttttATTGGCACTCCTTATTGGATGGCACCTGAG gtTGCAGCAGTAGAAAGAAAGGGTGGGTACAATCAATTATGCGATATTTGGGCTTGTGGTATAACGGCGATAGAATTAGCAGAATTGCAACCTCCCATGTTTGATTTACATCCAATGAGAGCTTTATTCTTGATGTCAAAATCTGGTTTTAAACCTCCAACATTAAAAGACCGTGACAAATGGAGTCCTACATTTCATAATTTTGTCAAAGTTGCTTTAACTAAAAATCCTAAGAAGAGGCCAACAGCAGAAAAATTACTGCAG catGCATTTTTTCAAGgagaaatgaataaacgaTTGGCTTTGGAATTACTGCAGAAGGTGTCAAATCCTAGTCATATGTTTACTGATTTAGAAGCTGATGAAGATGGAGCAGTACCTAATGTACCACAAAGAATTGCTTCAAGGCATACAGCAAGACCTAGGCCAAAAAGCCCCATATCACAATTAGATAGTGATG aTTTAATCAACCTTGATGGCAGTACATTACAAAGAGATTCTATAACTCCTTCAGTAGATACTAATCCAGCATGGGATATTATGGATATTATGAATAATGTGAAG gcTGTACACAATTGTGATGTTCATCCTGATTGTGGAATTGGCACTGCATTTGAAGATGTACAAGAAAA GAGTCTATTGCAGTACATTGATGAGGAGTTGTTGCTAAG agcGACACTTCCACTTGGAGAATCTTCAAATGAATGCGAGGTGCATTGTGGATATTACAATAATGTATCTG GGTCTCAAGCAAGTCCTAGACGTCACAGTTCTGTAGATGAGTTATATGGCCTGGTAAACAGTTCCCACTCCTTAACAGCTGTGAATGGACAACGTCAAAGGTCTCTTTCAGATAGTGGTCCTAGAGATGAATCTCTACAATCTAATG gAGATAACGAAATATCAGGAGAtggggaaagagaaagtattaGTCCGGATCTCCTATCAGATACACCACCTGTACCACCAAGAAGAAGGGACAGAAAAAGGCATACACCTCCAAGACCTATAAGTAATGGATTGCCACCAACTCCAAAAGTTCATATGGGAGCATGTTTTTCAAAg GTATTTAATGGTTGCCCTTTGAGAATACATTGTACAGCTAGTTGGATACATCCTGATACAAGAGATCAACACTTGCTTATTGCTGCAGAGGAAGGAATTTACAATTTAAACTTAAATGAACTTCATGAAACTGCAATAGATCAACTATATCCTAGACGTACAATTTGGATGTATGTTATCAAGGATGTTCTTATGTCCTTGTCtg GAAAAACGCCTCAATTATATAGACATGATTTATTAGCAATGCAGAGCAAACAGACTCATAGGTTCTCATTGCATATGAACAAAATACCCGAGAGATTAGTACCTAGAAAATTTGCACTTACTACAAAAGTACCAGATACTAAAGGTTGCACTAAGTGTTGCGTCGGAAGGAATCCGTATAATGG atATAAGTACCTTTGTGGGGCAATGCCAGcaggaatatttttaatgcagTGGTATGATCCTCTAAACAAATTTATGCTTTTAAAGCATTTTGATTGTGCTCTCCCATCACCTTTAAATGTATTTGAAATGATTATTACACCCGAAATGGAATATCCGATGGTGTGTGTATCAGTCAAGCAACCATatcaacaaaataaattaaaattggatttaattaatatgaattcTGGAGCAAGTTGGTTCCATAGTGACGAGTTAGAGGATATGGATGGTTCAG CAACTGTGATAccaagaagagaaaatcttCATGTCATTAATGTGACACAACTTGAAAAGGATGCAATACTTGTGTGTTATGAAA ATGTAGTTAAGGTGGTTACATTACAAGGAAAACTCAGGGTAAGCAAGAAGCAGATGTCGGAACTGCATTTCAATTTTCAGATAGAATCAATTA TTTGTCTACCGGATAGTGTATTGGCATTCCATAAACATGGTATGCAAGGTAGAAGTTTTAAGAATGGTGAAGTTACACAGGAAATCAGTGATCCAAGTAGAACATATAGGTTACTTGGTTCGGATAA GGTTGTAATGTTGGAAAGTCATTTGGTACACTCAGGCACATTGACAGAGACTGAAGGAgcagatttatatatacttgctGGGCATGAAGCCAGTTATTGA